The Drosophila bipectinata strain 14024-0381.07 chromosome 3L, DbipHiC1v2, whole genome shotgun sequence region GGAATTTGACTGGCTGCCAAGTAACCAACACTAACTAAACTAATCCAAATAACTAAGCGAGCTGAAGGCGTCGGCAGCCGACGGGATCCGAGTGCTCACGCGATATATATGAGGAAAACATATAGCGGAAATTAGGCGGTATGTAATTCTGAGAGCttcatgaaaaatattttgcaaattttgaAATCAGTTGAAAATCATCACTCGTTCACTGCGCGTGTCGTGTCCGGGATTTTGAATCGACTCCTAGAATGTTTCGCAAATGCCTCGCCAACCTGGCCCTGGCTGCCCCCGCCCCAAGCACCCAGCAGATATCAAGGATAACTCCAATCATTAGCCAGTTGCTGCTCCAGCGCCGCAGTGTTCATCAAATCCCTGTCCAGGGCAGGCCACCCAAGATTCTGATTACAGGTCAGTAGCCCCTGCCACGTGTCCGGTTTATATTTATTCGCATGGCGACACGGCCCTCAAGGCTGCCGCCCATCTGTCGCGTTATATATTTCAGaatatatctaaaaatatatatccctACAGGTTtattttggaaatatatgttggtgaaagcaaaatatttgattaaaaatagtAAATGTTTTGagggaaaatttttaaactttttagaTGGGCTCTTAAGTTAGTTTTAAaggaattattttatttaatttaagaaattcgTATTCCTTATCATTTTTTCCAGGTGGATTGGGACAATTGGGCATCGAGTGTGCCAAGCTCCTGCGGACACAATATGGCAGCCACAATGTGATCCTTTCTGACATCATCAAGCCCAGTAAAGAGGTAACCGACAATGGGCCATATATCTTTGCCGATATCCTGGATTTCAAGGGTCTGCAGAAGATCGTGGTGGATCATCGCATTGACTGGTTGATCCACTTCTCGGCTCTACTCAGTGCTGTGGGAGAACAGAATGTTCCACTGGCTGTAAGGTAAGGATACTAATATACATAGTGGTTTGgattaaaaaattactaagtatttttctataaattaaaaaagatttttgtATGTAATATTTATAATCAGTGTAATTATCATAATTATCagtttaaaaatagaattgtTTCTAAGACAACAATCactcattattattttaatcggCACATTACCTGAtcgatttatttttctaaagctttatagattaaataaaataattaaatgttaatttcatgtaatttatatatttctagGGTCAACATCGAGGGTGTCCACAACGTCATAGAGTTGGCCAAACAGTACAAGCTTCGCATCTTTGTGCCAAGCACTATTGGGGCTTTCGGGCCCGACAGTCCCCGCAATCCCACGCCAAACGTTACGGTATGAAAACTACGGCCCCCAACTGAATGTTTGTTCAATACTGACTTATTGTCCTACTTAACAAGATCCAACGTCCGCGTACCATTTATGGAGTTTCCAAGGTACATGCCGAGCTAATTGGCGAGTACTACTACCACAAGTTTGGCCTGGACTTCAGGTGCCTCCGCTTCCCGGGAGTAATTTCCAGTGATCCACCAGGCGGTGGTACCACAGGTAGGAAATGTCTTTTTCCAATTTCCATTGCTTAAAATAACCATCTTGAAGATATGTACTTTCCCTCGTTTGAAACTGTGTCGTCAAGCGCATTTCAAGCTTTATTTAATCCAATTCCATATCATAAAATGCCTCAATTGCTGATAGTTTATGATAATCAAAGAGCATGACAATGGGCATAATTTGGGGGTGTATCTATTATGTGGATACCTCTTGACCCATTAAGCTGTTGACTAGGCTAAAGatgttttttattgaattgcaGAAAAACTTTTATGATTTTAGGAGATATGCTTTCTTTAAGTATTTCTTTTAAACCTTATTTGaatagttttctttaaaatcataaaatgcTATTATAACTAATGGCATTAGCAATTTAAtctaattataattttctaaacaatttaaataaaagtaatttttgaaaaataattaaattgttaACGTATTATCTAGTTAATGTCTAGAtaatgttgcatacttttagacatttttgaattaaatagATATGGATGAATagaaatgtaaattttaaaatcaaagtaTTAAAAACAAGCCACTACTGTATAACAAGCTACTATagataatatattaaattatatttaaattattttttttagattatgCCGTTGCCGTGTTCCATGATGCCCTGCGGCATGGTAAATACACTTGCTACCTTCGTCCAGATACCCGACTGCCAATGATGTATATCGAGGATTGTTTGaggtaattattttaaaatacctgtaaataatttcaataaaattaatatattctCATAACCTGATCAGAGCCCTCCTTGAATTCATGAGCGCGCCAAATGAAGTGCTGAAGCGCCGCGTCTACAACGTAACCGCCATGTCCTTCACGCCGGAAGAACTGGTGGACAAACTGAGCAAGCACGTGCCCAATCTGCACGTGATCTACAAGCCGGACACCCGCCAACTGATTGCCGACTCGTGGCCACAGGTGTTTGACGACTCCGAGGCCCGGCGAGACTGGAACTGGCAGCACAAATACGACCTAGACAACCTGGTCGACTTTATGGTTAAGGACGTGCAGGAGAACTACATTGACGTGGAGA contains the following coding sequences:
- the Tdh gene encoding L-threonine 3-dehydrogenase, mitochondrial, yielding MFRKCLANLALAAPAPSTQQISRITPIISQLLLQRRSVHQIPVQGRPPKILITGGLGQLGIECAKLLRTQYGSHNVILSDIIKPSKEVTDNGPYIFADILDFKGLQKIVVDHRIDWLIHFSALLSAVGEQNVPLAVRVNIEGVHNVIELAKQYKLRIFVPSTIGAFGPDSPRNPTPNVTIQRPRTIYGVSKVHAELIGEYYYHKFGLDFRCLRFPGVISSDPPGGGTTDYAVAVFHDALRHGKYTCYLRPDTRLPMMYIEDCLRALLEFMSAPNEVLKRRVYNVTAMSFTPEELVDKLSKHVPNLHVIYKPDTRQLIADSWPQVFDDSEARRDWNWQHKYDLDNLVDFMVKDVQENYIDVENLNKQTLKIY